Proteins encoded within one genomic window of Agelaius phoeniceus isolate bAgePho1 chromosome Z, bAgePho1.hap1, whole genome shotgun sequence:
- the LOC143692087 gene encoding interferon-like — translation MLVPTATQPRLPHAAPALLLLLTALAGTLACQHLWTHEDTFPGDALRLLQDMAVGHTQPCHLPEPPFFPASLLHHNLQPHQAAATALRILQHLFHTLSSNSTRQHWPGQARNHLLNKLQHHIHHLEQCLPDNATPFKGPRNPLLAINKYFRDIHLFLHAHNHSACAWDHVRLEARASLLHLHNLTRAMRR, via the coding sequence ATGCTTGtgcccacagccacacagccacGCCTGCCGCACGCCGCCCcggccctcctgctcctcctcaccgcTCTGGCCGGCACCCTGGCCTGCCAACACCTCTGGACACACGAGGACACCTTCCCCGGCGACGCTCTCCGCCTCCTCCAGGACATGGCTGTCGGCCACACGCAGCCCTGCCACCTGCCAGAGCCGCCCTTCTTCCCCGCCAGCCTGCTCCACCAcaacctgcagccccaccaagccgccgccaccgccctgcgcatcctgcagcacctcttccacaccctcagctccaacagcacccgCCAGCACTGGCCCGGCCAGGCTCGCAACCACCTCCTCAacaagctgcagcaccacatccACCACCTGGAGCAATGCCTCCCCGACAACGCCACGCCCTTCAAAGGACCACGCAACCCGCTGCTCGCCATCAACAAGTACTTCAGGGACATCCACCTCTTCCTGCACGCCCACAACCACAGCGCCTGCGCCTGGGACCACGTCCGCCTCGAAGCTCGTGCCTCTCTACTGCACCTCCACAACCTCACACGCGCCATGCGCCGCTAG